A region of the Anolis sagrei isolate rAnoSag1 chromosome 4, rAnoSag1.mat, whole genome shotgun sequence genome:
GCCCACATCACTGTATCCATTTCTCAGCCCCATCTGCCCAGTTGCAGTGAGCTGTTTGGCCATTACTTTCACAGTTGTTCCTGGAACAAACTCCCATCCTTTCTCTTTATATATGAAGAGGCAAGGATATCACACACACGTCTCTGTATCTGCATGTCAACTACATCCACCTAGTTGCAGGGAGTTGCTTGGCACAATCAAGGCAAGGGGAGACCCCGTTATTtcgaggcagtccccaagttacaaacaagataggttctgtgggttagttcttaagttgaatttttatgtaagtcgTAACAGGTACattccagcctctctctctctctctctctctctctctctatctatatatatatatttatatagctttggatagcatagggacgggtcaacacccctgtggtgttcgtTTGGCTGTTCAATAGACTTCACCTCACTTACTTTCCCTGCGATAATTGGATTTCGGAAAAAAAgtggctttttgtggaaacaaagattagtGATAGTGGAAACACACCTTCCCCAtgatcactctttcaggagcaaatttcccttacctataaagccctaaatggtttgggccctgcTTATCTTCGTGACtgtatctcttcctatgaaccagcgtgggctctaagatctgcttaggaggccctcctctcactccctcctgccacaagcacggttggtggagacatgggagaggaccttctctgtggtggcctcccagctcTGGAACTTTTTCCCCAGGGAAATCAGATTAGCCCCCACCTTGTTCACATTCCGTAAATACTTGAATACTTGgatgttccaacgtgcctttgaATAGTTTAGCTTGCAACCATCCCTTTCCAGCCTTTATTTGTTGTTCTGgttctccagcactttattcccagccctgGTCCTATTATCCTGTGGTTTTGCCCAAGCCCTGCCCTTCCCTAGTAAATCAGATTATGCCCACTTTTCGATTTTCTgatgttgattgttgtattttgatgATGCTGTTACATTCTCAGTTTTAATTCTATGAATCTTATTGTTTtgctatgtattttaattttgtactttgaactctgTTGATTCTGGACTTGGTCccaatgtaagctgccctgaatccctttggcgAGATGGAGGCGggttataagaataaagttattattgttattattattctctcattTGCTATTGTCTCACCCCCGCTCTTAACTAtgatttgtatgcaagtcagatatttgtaacttggagactgcctgtactttcaTAGTATCTTCACACTGGTAACAATGTTTTGGAAGTTGCACTGTCCTTTCTCTCTTAATATATGGAGAGGCAAATATATCACACAAACATCCTTGTAGCCACAAACTCCGCTCCATCCACAAAAGTCGCAACCATCAAGCCAAGGGGAAAGTATTTCTGATGATGTACTGGAACAAAAAGCGGAAAGGATAACATATATACTCTTGTATCCACATCTCAACTCTGTCCGTCCATGTAGTTGCAAGGAGTTGCTTGGCACAATGAAGCCCTTAGGGAAGACCTCTTTATGTCTCTTCTCGGTGTCTTCTCACTGTTTTGTCATCATGAAAGGCcacgtggatccagaatagggctGCATAGTCGCTTAGACATACTGCCTCTTGTCCAGGACAGATTGCCCAGGTGAGGAAACTCCATTTCTCTGGCCCGCACTCCTCAACTCTGTCCACCTGCTTGTACAGGAAAGTGCTTGGCATCATCAACTGCTTGGCACAATCAATGGGAGGGAAGACAGATCGCTTTGTGTCTTCACTGGATGAAACCCAAAGGCACAGGCTGTTTTGAGGGATCCCCTCACatggtagaatcctagagttgggagaaacCCCAAGGGCACCTAGTCCCACCTCTTTCGGCCCTATAGGGACATAGACTCAAATCATCTAAGGGAGGAGGCTGAAGTGCAGAAGGCGTTGTGGGAGGGCTGAAGCCAATGGGGATTCCCCAGTGCCCCTTGTCCTTGGTCTCGGGGCTGGTGGACGCTGCCAGGGAAGCCGCAGGGTGTAGCTGGTGCCTCCACTGTTGTCCCAGTGCTCCTCTTGAGACAAGTATAGTTCCAGAATAGGCCTGCCTAGTCACTTGGACATACTGCCTCTGGAAGGCAATCATCCTTGCTCTCCTGAAGATGCTCCACTTCTTGGCTCCATCCACCAACTTGTGTGCAGGGGAAATGCAGGAGGAGGCTGACCCCTTTGTGTCTTCCTCCTGGATGAAACCCAAAGGCACAGGCTGTTTTGAGGGATCCCCTTGTATggtagaatccaagagttgggagagaagagaccccaaggggatGGAGTCCCACAGCTCTCTGCCCTGCAGGGACCTAGGCTCAAAACATCCGGGGGAGGAGGCTCAAGTGCAGAAGGTGTGGTGGGAGGGGTGAAGTGCAGAAGTCATAGTGGGAGGGGTGAAGCCAGTGAGAGCCTCGaatgccccttcctttcctcctcgtCAGTCTCTGGGCTTGTGGGCACTGCTGGGAGGGCTCAGGGTGTAGTTGGTgccgcccttgttgtcccagtcCTCCCCTTGGGATAAGAATAGGTCCAGAACCAGCCTGCCTAGTCTCTTGGACATACTGCCTCTGGAAGGCAGTCATCTTTGCCCATGCAAGGATGTTCCACTGCTTGGCTCCATCCACCCGCTTGTGCTCAGCCCAATCAAAGGGTGGGGAGACAGACCCCTTTGTGTTTTCACTGGACAAAATCCAAAGGCACACGCTGTTTTGAGGGATCCCCTCGAATtgtagagtcctagagttgggagagaccagaCCCCAAGGGCATAGAGTCCCACAACTGTCTGCCCTGCAGAGACATAGGCTCAAAGCATCCAGGGGAAGAGGCTCAAGTGCAGaaggtgtgtggggggggggaggggtgaagtGCAGAAGGCATAGTGGGAAGGGTGAAGCCAGTGGGGGCTTGAaagctccttcctttcctcttcttcctcagtcCAGGGTTTGTGGGCACTGCTAGGAGAGCTCAGGATGCTCCATTTCTTGGCTCCATTCACCTGCTTGTGCAAGAAGCTGCTTGGCCCAAACCATCAGAGGGAAGTCAGATCCCTTCGTGTCTTCACTAGACGAAACTCAAAGGCACAACCTGTTTTGAGGGATCCCTTTGAATGGTAAAATCcaagagaggagagaggagaccCAAAGGCACGGAGTCCCATCAAGTGCAGAAGGTGGTGAAGCCAGTGGGGATCCCCaatgccccttcctttcccctcctccacctcctcctcagtCTTGGGGTTCGTGGGCACTGCTAGGAGGGCTGAGGGTATTGTTGGCACCGCTGCTGTTATCCCAGTGCTCCCCTTAGGACAAGTATAGGTCCAGAATAGGCCTGCCTAGTCACTTGGACATAACTTCCTCTGGAGGACAATCATCCTTGCTCACACGAGGATGCTTCCCTTCTTGGCTCCATCCATTTGCTTGTCCAGGAAGctgcttggcatttgggagctgtgaAGCCAGTGGGGGCCTTGAATGCCAatgccccttcctctcctcctcagtCTCGGGGCTCGTGGGCGCTGCTGCTGTTGGCGGGGCTGAGGGTGTAGTTGGCGCCCCCGTTGTTGTCCCAGTGCTCCCCTTGGGGGCTCCGGCAGCAGACGGCGAAGCGGACGGCGGTGCCCTCCTCCAGTCCCGGGGGCAGGCAGAGGCTGAAGCTGAAGCGCtccacggaggaggaggaggcggggtcCTGCGTGGGCTCGGGGGAAGAGAGCGGCGAGGCGGCGGCGTCGAGGAAGGAGAGCCACTCGTTGAAGGTGTAGCGCACCGTCACCTCCTTGGGGCCGGGGCCGGCCTGCACGCGCACCACGCCGCTGGCCTCGGAGGGCGCCCCGGCCACGCAGCTCCCGGAGGCCTCCTCCAGGCTGACCGGGCCCGGGGGGCAAGGCTgcgggggaaggggaggaggaggctccaggaggaggaggcgccgCACGGGGGGTGGCTCGGGGGGCGTGGCGGTGGCGGCGCGGAAGGAGGCGCGGAGGGAGGCCAAGGCGGCGCTGAACTGCTCCAGGTCCTTGTGTCGCATCGGGAAGCTCTGGAGGCGCGAGAGCACGGCGGGCGGCACGCGCGGCTCCTCGGCGGCGCTGAAGTGCTTGACGCTGGCCAGGCACAGGCCCAGCGCGTCCGCGAACTGCACCCGCTTCTTCGTGCACTTGGCGCAGCACCCGGGCGCCCCTGCCGCCGCCgacgaggaggaagaagaggagccgcccccttcctctccctctccctcctcctcttcttcttcttcctcatcgcCTTCCCTCCGAGGGAAAGTCGGGCTGGACGGCAAGGAGCGCGAGCGCCCGCGGCGGCGGCGCAACTCCCGCAGcgccgcttcctcctcctcctctcccactttctcctcctcctcctcctcctcctcgtcttgcgTCCCTCTCCATGGAAGGGCCTCTACCAGCTGCCCCAAGCCCAGCACCGCCGAGCCCCGGCTCTCCATGGCATGGCGACCCTACTCGCCCCGCTCCATTCTCGCCTCCAGAGTGCCCGGAGAGAAGGGGGCGCGCCGCTCTCCACCGCCTCTTTGCTCGGCCTTCCCTCGGGGTGCGGGGTGGGCGGGGCTGCGTGGGCGGGGCCTCCCACAGGAACCAATCAGGAAAGGCCTTGCCCCAGGGAGTGGAGTCGCTCCCTCCCCACTCCCTCATTTCCTCAGTGGAAGCTTCTGCTCTGCCTTCTCTCAGAGAGCGGGGTGGGCGGGGTCGGGTGGGCGGGGCCTCACACAGGAACCAATCGGGAAAGGCCTTGGCCGCGAGAGGGGAGGCACGCGCTGCTCCAAACTGAGAGCCCCTCCCATCCGCCTCTGGAAAAGAGACCTCTTTGCTCTGCCTTCTCTCAAGAGCGCTGTGGGCGTGGCTAGTTGAGCGAGACCTCTCGCAGGGAACCAATCGGGAAAGGCCTTGGCCAAGAGAGGGGAGTCGCTCCCCCCCCTCCCTCACTTCCTCAGTGCAGGCCTCCGCTCTGCCTTCCCACAGGAACCAATCTCGAAAAGCCTTGGCCGGGACAGGGCGGGCCCAAAGCGCCCCATTCGCCCGCCTTCCCCTTTAAGGGCCTTGACAGAGAGGGGCGGCAACCGGGGAGGAGGGGTAAGTGGgagccttccctttctccctcaaaGAGGACGTGACAGGGAAGAAGCAGCCCTAGGAAGCCACCGCCCACTCCGCCTCTCCTGGTGGGAGTGGGGATTGTGCCCCTCCCTCTCCGTCAGCGTTGGGCCCAGTTCTGGGCTGATAACCttacaaatctatctatctatatatagatgCTCtattcgttttgagtgacatcataactcagaatccactggacaaatttccacccaatttggccacaagacacctactaacccaaggaatgaccatcacttaaaaaaatatgattttgtcatttgggaggtgtcgttgctgcaatttatagttaacctgtaattaaagagcattcccaactccaccaaagatggaattgaaccaaacttagcatacaggactcccatgaccaacagggtttggtgggcattgaccttgagtttggaagttgtagttcacctacatccatggagcactgcagactcaaacaatgatggatctggactaaacttgacacgaatactcaatatgcccaaatatgaacacagatggagtttgggggaaatggaccttaacatttgggagttatagttactgggatttatagttcacctacaatcaaagagcattctgaaccccactaacaacagaactgggtcaaacttcccacacagaacccccatgaccaacaaaaaaaactgttttgggtaacccttctgacaccccctcacaacccccccccccaagaatccCAATCCCCAAGTTGAAAAATATagatatagtataatagatttgaaagggacccctaaagaaggacaattatatttttgcatgttccagagtaggcaaaacagacaatctctacataaacactgataaagaaacaacaagaaatactgtttacccacaagcagaaagaaactacatatattagaaaccaacactttctcattacttgattttccagatcagcagcaACGCgcgacaggggacagctagtggttTATAAACTTGTCTGCGGGGCTAACCAAGGCTGGGTCTACGTTGCCATAGAATGCagctcaaattgcattatataggtcaactcccacaattcctaacagacggtagcctgttaggaattgtgggagttgaagtccaaaacacctggagggcccaaatttgcacATGCCTGATCTAACTACACTACataacagtgtagatccagccaaaggtGGTCTCAAAAGGTCTGCCAGTCCCTACATTTGTGATACTACAGACTCCGTATCACACCAGATTTTATTGAACTCCAATTCCCATCAACATtagtatttatgatatttatatcccCCACCAATCTGCCTTCTGAGATGACATAAGGAAGGATGGTTTATAAACTTCACTGCCAGGCTCACCAAGCGGAGCTCCAATTGGTCTATGAGTCTTAACTCTGGCCCAAAGTCCATTACTgttgtatctatatttatttataccctgctttttcactccacaaaagagactcaaagcagcttacattaaaagcatttcaatacagtttaaaatctacaagaatataacattaaaacagaatgaaacatcaatggcattttttaaaaaacaattaaaaaccataaacccacttaaaaatacatataaagctGAAACTGCAAAGTTCATTAGGGAATACTTCTGTAATAACACAGAATTGAAGAGGCTATATCACTCCAAGGGTTATTGAACTCCAATTCCCATCAGCATTATTAGCATTAGCATTGTGTGTATgtggccttcaagtcatctgttgacttatggcaaccccatgaatttcatggagttttcttaggcaaggaaaactcagagatagtcttgccagttccttccactTAAATAAAGCCTGGTGTTCTTCCAAGTAGTAAACAGttctgaccttgcttagcttccaagggcAGACAGACTCTGCTGCCTTTAGATATTGCTCCTCCTCCTTGGTTTCCATAGTGCCATCACTATACATGGTGTTTCAGCAAAAGAACGAAGCAGTTTGCTATCGTCAGACTTCCAATCTAATTGAGACAGAAAACAAAAGGGGGAAGGTGATGAAGTCCAGCAGATACATATTGCCCTCTTCTCTCACCAAGGTCAGGGAAGTGGCAGTTGAACGACAGCATTTCATCTGCTGCTGGGCCTGAGAATGATGTGAAGAAGGATAGGATGGCAGCTGCGGAGAAGTCTATAtatggaccaccaaacacagcattgcccaaacacaaatcaaggaacatgaaaggcactgcagactaattcaaccagagaagtcagccatagcaaagcacctgatggaccaacctgggcacagcttatcattggagaacacagaaatgctggaccactctaacaaccaacatgtcagactacacaaataagccattgaaatccacaagcatgtggacaatttcaacaaaaaggaggaaaacataaaaatgaacaaaatctggcaaaatattgaaaaac
Encoded here:
- the PPP1R3G gene encoding protein phosphatase 1 regulatory subunit 3G; the protein is MESRGSAVLGLGQLVEALPWRGTQDEEEEEEEEKVGEEEEEAALRELRRRRGRSRSLPSSPTFPRREGDEEEEEEEEGEGEEGGGSSSSSSSAAAGAPGCCAKCTKKRVQFADALGLCLASVKHFSAAEEPRVPPAVLSRLQSFPMRHKDLEQFSAALASLRASFRAATATPPEPPPVRRLLLLEPPPPLPPQPCPPGPVSLEEASGSCVAGAPSEASGVVRVQAGPGPKEVTVRYTFNEWLSFLDAAASPLSSPEPTQDPASSSSVERFSFSLCLPPGLEEGTAVRFAVCCRSPQGEHWDNNGGANYTLSPANSSSAHEPRD